One window of Xanthomonas sp. 10-10 genomic DNA carries:
- a CDS encoding phosphoribosyltransferase domain-containing protein has translation MSTLQVTLPTGTLRCAGRPGNTRALSEICGIGARRNPKRGFVFVSKVLGKHWPASPSTMAQVQAELAAQIPVPADEMVLFVALAETATGLGHGVFEAFLQRVGSRAMLLQTTRYPLDGAQVLRFEEEHSHATQQFLYLPESPELRAALERVSTVVLVDDEATSGRTFLNLAIALRAVCPRLRTVHPVVLTDFSEGRVQALLSALPGIAEVAPISLWSGTYRFERDPAAVLAPAPVAYAAVTCRRQHVSAYTARLGLVAAIALPDVLVQACNAALDQRPVLVIGTGECMYPAQRLAQALEALGHAVVVQSTTRSPLMQAGAIDDIAMVEDVYGEGIPNYLYNLTRSPNVVRIVVHESRERACVDRLVQQLQAIEVDLVEQRVTTPMQAVA, from the coding sequence ATGAGCACGTTGCAGGTCACCTTGCCTACCGGCACGCTGCGCTGCGCCGGCCGGCCCGGCAATACCCGAGCGCTGAGCGAGATCTGTGGCATTGGGGCGCGCCGCAATCCCAAGCGCGGCTTCGTCTTCGTCTCCAAGGTGCTGGGTAAGCATTGGCCCGCCTCGCCGTCCACGATGGCGCAGGTGCAGGCCGAGCTTGCGGCGCAGATTCCTGTGCCGGCCGATGAGATGGTCCTGTTTGTGGCGCTTGCCGAAACCGCGACCGGCCTTGGTCACGGGGTGTTCGAAGCGTTCCTTCAACGCGTCGGCAGCCGGGCGATGTTGCTCCAGACCACCCGCTACCCGCTCGACGGCGCGCAGGTGCTGCGGTTCGAGGAAGAACATAGCCATGCCACTCAGCAGTTCCTCTATCTGCCGGAGTCGCCAGAGCTGCGTGCGGCGCTCGAGCGGGTGAGCACGGTAGTGCTGGTGGATGACGAGGCAACCTCGGGCCGGACCTTCCTGAACCTGGCAATCGCCTTGCGAGCAGTATGCCCGCGCCTGCGTACGGTGCATCCGGTGGTGCTGACCGATTTTTCCGAAGGCCGGGTGCAGGCGTTGCTGTCCGCGCTGCCGGGCATCGCCGAGGTTGCGCCCATCTCGCTGTGGTCCGGCACGTACCGTTTCGAGCGTGATCCAGCGGCGGTGCTTGCACCGGCGCCTGTGGCCTACGCTGCGGTGACTTGCCGTCGGCAGCACGTCAGCGCCTACACCGCCCGGCTGGGCCTGGTCGCCGCCATCGCGCTGCCGGACGTGCTGGTGCAGGCTTGCAATGCGGCGCTGGACCAGCGTCCGGTCTTGGTGATCGGTACCGGCGAATGCATGTATCCGGCGCAGCGGCTGGCGCAGGCGCTGGAAGCGCTTGGTCATGCGGTAGTGGTGCAATCGACCACGCGCTCGCCGCTGATGCAGGCCGGTGCCATCGACGACATCGCGATGGTGGAGGACGTGTATGGCGAGGGGATTCCCAACTATCTCTATAATCTGACGCGCTCCCCGAACGTGGTACGGATCGTGGTGCACGAAAGCCGCGAGCGCGCCTGCGTTGACCGACTGGTGCAGCAGCTGCAGGCCATCGAAGTGGATCTGGTCGAGCAGCGGGTCACCACGCCGATGCAGGCGGTGGCCTAG